The Tenacibaculum jejuense genome includes a window with the following:
- a CDS encoding endonuclease MutS2 gives MKHNISEKTLQDLEFNTVLQQVSEFSITSLGKEHVLKITPIQSQEELLFELQLVNEYLSSFENENRIPNHGFDNISEFIKRLAIENSYLETEAYLKIATVAKTVNEQKKFLKKFKEYYPNLFQLSEDIEFTTYVSDAIHKIILPHGEIMNNASSTLKQLRKDINYVRGKISESFSKALSSSINNGYLDDIKETIIDNQRVLAVIAMHRRKVKGSLLGSSKSGNIVYIAPQATLSYSRELQNLLYEEKQEIVKILRALAEEIRPFTPLLEAYLTFLIHLDVIASKAKYAREINGLLPKISTDKRIFLRDAYHPVLWRKNKEQGVETISQTIELNTKQQIIVISGPNAGGKSITLKTIGLLQAMLQSGMLIPVHERSETCIFGTILTDIGDNQSIENQLSTYSYRLKNMRYFLRKCNDDTLFLIDEFGTGSDPELGGALAEIFLEEFYEKKSFGIITTHYANLKVLANELENVTNANMQFNERTLEPMYKLFVGQAGSSFTFEVAQKNGIPYSLINRAKKRVESEKVRLDKTISKLQKERNRLQKTSDNLEKQKSKGQQHIESLQEKEQRIQEKLEGFQELYDNNQRMLSLGRKLNELLNKYFQTNNKKELSANFFKWVASEKTKHTKKNPPKKQTKQQKAKDKASETKQKEAIKKVEQEVLKQVIEVRKEKKVEAQKEAKARSEYVYKTGDRVRLIDGNSVGTIDKIEKKNAFINYGLFTTKTSLEKIELVEKAKKK, from the coding sequence TTGAAACATAATATTTCAGAAAAAACATTGCAAGATTTAGAATTCAACACTGTTTTACAACAAGTGTCTGAATTTAGTATTACATCATTAGGAAAAGAACACGTATTAAAAATAACTCCAATTCAGTCTCAAGAAGAGTTACTTTTTGAATTACAATTGGTTAATGAATATTTAAGCTCTTTTGAAAATGAAAATCGAATTCCAAATCATGGATTTGATAATATTTCAGAATTCATTAAACGCTTAGCTATAGAAAATAGTTATTTAGAAACAGAAGCTTATTTAAAAATTGCTACTGTAGCTAAAACTGTAAACGAACAAAAAAAGTTTTTAAAGAAATTCAAAGAATATTATCCTAATTTATTTCAACTGAGTGAAGATATTGAGTTTACAACTTATGTATCTGATGCTATTCATAAAATTATTTTACCTCATGGTGAAATTATGAATAATGCTTCTTCTACGCTAAAACAGTTAAGAAAAGATATAAATTATGTTAGAGGTAAGATTTCTGAAAGTTTCTCTAAAGCTTTAAGCAGCAGTATAAACAATGGGTATTTAGATGATATTAAAGAAACTATTATTGACAATCAACGTGTTTTAGCTGTTATTGCTATGCACAGAAGAAAGGTTAAAGGTAGTTTACTAGGCTCTTCTAAATCTGGAAATATTGTTTACATAGCTCCACAAGCAACATTATCTTACAGTAGAGAATTACAAAATCTCCTGTACGAAGAAAAACAAGAAATCGTGAAAATTCTTCGTGCTTTAGCTGAAGAAATAAGACCTTTTACACCTTTATTAGAGGCATATTTAACTTTTTTAATTCACTTAGATGTAATTGCCTCTAAAGCTAAATATGCTAGAGAAATTAACGGATTATTACCTAAAATTTCTACTGATAAAAGAATCTTTTTAAGAGACGCTTATCACCCAGTTTTATGGAGAAAAAACAAAGAACAAGGAGTAGAAACCATTTCTCAAACTATCGAGCTGAATACAAAACAGCAAATTATTGTTATTTCTGGTCCGAATGCTGGTGGTAAAAGTATTACATTAAAAACCATAGGTTTATTACAGGCCATGCTACAAAGTGGAATGTTAATTCCTGTTCATGAGCGAAGTGAGACTTGTATTTTTGGTACTATTTTAACTGATATTGGAGATAATCAATCTATAGAAAATCAATTAAGTACTTACAGTTATCGTTTAAAAAATATGCGCTATTTCCTACGAAAATGTAATGACGATACGTTATTCTTAATAGATGAATTTGGAACTGGATCTGACCCTGAATTAGGTGGTGCACTAGCAGAAATTTTCTTAGAGGAATTTTACGAGAAAAAATCCTTTGGAATTATTACTACGCATTATGCTAACTTGAAAGTATTGGCTAACGAACTTGAAAATGTTACGAATGCTAATATGCAATTTAATGAGCGTACTTTAGAACCAATGTATAAACTCTTTGTGGGTCAGGCTGGAAGTTCTTTTACGTTTGAGGTAGCTCAGAAAAACGGAATTCCTTACAGTTTAATTAACCGAGCTAAAAAGCGTGTAGAAAGTGAAAAAGTTCGTTTAGATAAAACCATTTCAAAACTTCAGAAAGAACGAAATAGACTTCAAAAAACGTCTGATAACTTAGAAAAACAAAAATCTAAAGGACAGCAACATATTGAAAGTTTACAGGAAAAAGAGCAACGTATTCAAGAGAAATTAGAAGGTTTTCAAGAGTTGTATGATAACAATCAGCGTATGTTGTCTTTAGGAAGAAAACTGAATGAATTGTTGAATAAATACTTTCAAACCAATAATAAGAAAGAATTATCTGCTAACTTTTTTAAATGGGTAGCTTCAGAGAAAACAAAACACACAAAAAAGAATCCACCCAAAAAACAAACTAAACAACAAAAAGCTAAGGATAAAGCCTCTGAAACAAAACAAAAAGAAGCGATAAAAAAAGTAGAACAAGAAGTACTTAAACAAGTCATTGAAGTTCGAAAAGAAAAGAAAGTTGAAGCTCAAAAAGAAGCAAAAGCTAGATCAGAATACGTATATAAGACTGGAGATAGAGTACGTTTAATTGACGGAAACTCTGTTGGAACTATTGATAAAATTGAAAAGAAAAATGCATTTATCAATTACGGACTTTTCACCACCAAGACATCTTTAGAAAAAATAGAATTAGTAGAAAAAGCGAAGAAAAAATAA